Proteins encoded together in one Orrella marina window:
- a CDS encoding nucleotide sugar dehydrogenase, with protein MSQTPPAQPSGQQTGTDCPFDIAVVGLGYVGLTLATVLAEVGFRVLGVEKRADVVNMTNQAMPHFSEIGLADALARVRDAGRLEAVVAFPQQTQASVYIITVGTPLDANGKVRLDMIEAASREVARNMQDDALVILRSTVHVGTARNVVSRILNESGKRFEIAVCPERTLEGKALLELRQLPQIVGADDQSVRERAERVFRRLTKSIVQVTTLESAEIIKLVDNTYRDLQFAFANEVARVCEAWDVNAHEVIASGKLGYERTNVALPGLVGGPCLEKDPHIFRQSAQARGIDLEITAASRLVNERQPLETVTFIVKQLQSRAIQGRVRVALLGMAFKGRPATDDLRGSMSLRVLQLLKLALPDAEIVVYDPVVALETLRSQVKDVLVAASISEAISQAHVTVIANNHPALGMQSPIALQRLMHPDAFIYDYWNHFSDLSDAELGHSYFAVGNLSGRA; from the coding sequence ATGAGCCAGACACCACCTGCTCAGCCGTCCGGGCAGCAGACAGGGACAGACTGTCCGTTTGATATCGCCGTGGTGGGGCTAGGTTATGTCGGACTCACGCTTGCGACAGTACTGGCTGAAGTCGGATTCAGAGTGCTGGGTGTTGAAAAGCGCGCAGATGTTGTGAACATGACCAATCAGGCCATGCCGCATTTCTCGGAGATCGGACTGGCTGATGCACTGGCTCGAGTCAGGGATGCCGGACGGCTTGAGGCCGTGGTCGCCTTTCCACAACAGACGCAGGCGAGTGTTTACATCATTACCGTAGGTACACCGCTGGACGCAAACGGAAAGGTCCGGCTCGACATGATTGAGGCAGCGTCCAGAGAAGTCGCCAGGAACATGCAGGATGACGCACTGGTAATTTTGCGCTCCACTGTACATGTCGGAACGGCTCGTAACGTTGTCTCGCGGATTCTCAACGAATCTGGCAAGCGCTTCGAGATCGCGGTCTGCCCGGAACGAACGCTCGAAGGCAAGGCTCTTCTGGAGTTGCGCCAGTTGCCTCAGATCGTGGGCGCGGATGATCAGTCCGTGCGAGAGCGTGCCGAAAGAGTGTTTCGCCGGCTGACCAAGTCAATTGTCCAGGTCACTACGCTTGAGTCGGCTGAAATCATCAAACTCGTTGACAACACCTATCGGGACTTGCAGTTCGCGTTTGCCAACGAAGTGGCACGCGTGTGTGAGGCCTGGGATGTCAATGCTCACGAGGTGATTGCGTCGGGCAAACTTGGCTACGAACGAACCAATGTCGCGCTGCCTGGTCTGGTTGGAGGACCGTGTCTCGAGAAGGACCCTCACATCTTTCGGCAAAGTGCTCAGGCCCGCGGAATTGACCTCGAAATTACAGCAGCCAGTCGCCTGGTCAATGAGCGCCAACCACTGGAGACCGTAACCTTCATCGTGAAACAGTTGCAGAGCCGGGCTATCCAGGGCAGGGTTAGGGTTGCGTTGCTGGGTATGGCTTTCAAGGGGCGTCCGGCGACGGATGATTTGCGCGGTTCCATGTCGTTAAGGGTCCTGCAGTTGTTGAAGCTGGCGCTGCCGGACGCCGAGATCGTTGTCTATGATCCGGTTGTCGCCTTGGAAACATTACGTTCGCAGGTCAAGGACGTGCTGGTTGCAGCCTCCATCAGCGAGGCCATCAGCCAGGCACATGTAACTGTCATTGCCAACAATCATCCCGCACTTGGAATGCAGTCACCGATCGCGCTA
- a CDS encoding GDP-L-fucose synthase family protein encodes MSNVIKVFVAGHRGMVGSAIVRQLEGRPDVVLLTRSSTELDLRNQAQVMAFFEEHRPDQVYLAAAKVGGILANRNYPADFLYDNLLIEANVIEAARQTGTARLLFMASSCVYPTQAEQPIAEEALLTGPLDPNTEPYAIAKIAGLKLCESYERQYGIVHATDFRCVVPSNVYGPGDNYHPDNSHVVAALLRRCHIAKVQQQPVLTIWGSGKPAREFLHVDDLALACVKVMQADRSEYDTCTTPRRRYLNAGAGTDLPIATLAQAIAKVVGYAGKFEFDLSKPDGTMRKLLDSTRLRSLGWSPELSFESGLRGMYEDYLARYGASDKEFA; translated from the coding sequence ATGAGTAACGTAATCAAAGTGTTTGTAGCCGGTCACAGAGGGATGGTCGGGTCTGCCATCGTACGCCAGCTTGAAGGGCGGCCGGATGTGGTCTTGCTGACCCGGTCCAGTACAGAACTAGATTTGCGGAACCAGGCTCAGGTCATGGCGTTCTTTGAAGAACACCGGCCAGATCAGGTCTATCTTGCTGCAGCCAAGGTTGGAGGCATTCTTGCTAATCGCAACTATCCGGCAGATTTTCTGTATGACAATCTGCTGATCGAGGCCAACGTGATTGAGGCGGCGCGCCAGACGGGTACGGCAAGACTGCTTTTCATGGCTTCAAGTTGCGTCTATCCGACACAGGCAGAACAGCCGATTGCCGAGGAGGCTCTTTTGACGGGGCCGCTCGATCCCAACACGGAACCCTACGCGATCGCCAAGATCGCAGGCCTCAAGCTGTGCGAATCCTATGAGCGTCAGTATGGCATTGTGCACGCGACGGATTTCAGATGTGTAGTGCCGTCAAACGTCTATGGTCCGGGAGACAATTATCACCCGGATAACTCGCATGTTGTGGCGGCGTTGTTGCGTCGCTGCCATATCGCGAAAGTCCAGCAGCAGCCCGTGCTGACAATCTGGGGCAGTGGAAAGCCTGCGCGCGAGTTCTTGCATGTAGATGATCTGGCCCTGGCTTGTGTGAAAGTCATGCAGGCTGATCGCAGCGAGTACGATACATGTACCACCCCCAGGCGTCGGTATCTGAATGCGGGTGCGGGCACTGATCTGCCCATCGCAACTCTTGCCCAGGCCATTGCCAAGGTTGTTGGATACGCCGGAAAGTTCGAGTTTGATTTGAGTAAACCGGACGGAACAATGCGAAAGCTGCTTGACTCAACGCGACTGCGCTCGCTTGGATGGTCGCCTGAACTGAGTTTTGAATCTGGATTGCGCGGTATGTACGAGGACTATCTCGCCCGATATGGGGCGAGCGACAAGGAGTTTGCATGA